In Nicotiana tabacum cultivar K326 chromosome 10, ASM71507v2, whole genome shotgun sequence, the DNA window GAAGGGATCTTCATCTGTGCAGCTCCGCATTGTCTCAAGTCCTTTCTGAAGAAGACTGAATTTGAATCTCATATTCATGAGAATCACGGTGATCTCCTTCATCAAACTGCAGAAAAAGATGGAAATGTTTCGGAGTCTGCCAGTGCTAGAAAACCTGCAGCCTCTGATTCTACAGTGCAAGCACCGCCTAGGCCCCTATTTTCTCCTAGTTCAGGTTCCCAGGTACATGATCGTGAAGACAAATCTCATCATTCTCAAACTAGAGACCAACAGCCTCCTAGGCTTGTCATGCAACCAAAGCCAACACCACCTTTCGCTGGGTCAATCCAAAATCATCCATTAGAGCAACAGTCTGATAGTAATCCTCCTCCGGGCTTTGAAAGGCCCGGCAGCCAGAACCGGTTTCCCCAACAAGGTTTTGACACACAGGGCGCATTGCGGCCAGAGCCAGGTCAGTTTCCAGACAAGCAACAAGGGATTATAGGGGGTTCCCCTTTCCCTGAATATCCTATGCACATGTCCCAACCTCATGGCTTTGCAGTGCCTATGAGTTCGAATCCAGTTTTGGCTCCTCAATTTGGTTATCCTCAGTTTGCACCCGATGGAGCTCAACCATTTTATGGTGCCCCGTTTGAGATGCCTAGGCCAGACTCAACTCCTGAAATGGGATCAGAACAAGGGTCTTTGCTAGGTTTTCCACCCGGCGCTGCAGGAAGTATGAATTTTGCAGAAAATTACCCTCGGCCATGGAATATGGGGCAGCAGGTTGGGCCTTTTGAGCGCTCTGCAGTTCAACCTCCTGGGGATGGTTTTGTAAATGCCGCTGATCCTCAAGGAAGACCCGTATTTTTCCAAGGAGACTATGGAAGGAATGCCGGTATAATGCCCTCAAACCTGCCACCTCCACCTTCAGCCAACCGAGGATCGGAAGGTGGACAGAGTGGAAATTCAATGGACAACAGAGATAGCAAGGGTATATTGATGCCACAACATATGGCCCTTCCGCCACCCCCTCCTTTACCACATCCCATGTCACAACTTCAAAGAGGAGGCAGG includes these proteins:
- the LOC107805152 gene encoding E3 ubiquitin-protein ligase HAKAI homolog — its product is MLQIRLSKPASESGGGAKSLPSDSITVACPDHLVLADLPVAKSLGSANAASLLKTVGRRSRRQLGERVHFCVRCDFPIAIYGRLSPCEHAFCLDCARSDSLCYLCDERIQKIQTIKLMEGIFICAAPHCLKSFLKKTEFESHIHENHGDLLHQTAEKDGNVSESASARKPAASDSTVQAPPRPLFSPSSGSQVHDREDKSHHSQTRDQQPPRLVMQPKPTPPFAGSIQNHPLEQQSDSNPPPGFERPGSQNRFPQQGFDTQGALRPEPGQFPDKQQGIIGGSPFPEYPMHMSQPHGFAVPMSSNPVLAPQFGYPQFAPDGAQPFYGAPFEMPRPDSTPEMGSEQGSLLGFPPGAAGSMNFAENYPRPWNMGQQVGPFERSAVQPPGDGFVNAADPQGRPVFFQGDYGRNAGIMPSNLPPPPSANRGSEGGQSGNSMDNRDSKGILMPQHMALPPPPPLPHPMSQLQRGGRHYSDASHDGQGFGWQHEKRDSYGSSQD